Proteins from a single region of Cupriavidus sp. MP-37:
- a CDS encoding prepilin peptidase, giving the protein MIAALLCAATLYTDFAYRRVPNLLLAIAVLALGLALVAGQAAEPPLAARLIGAGLGLAVTLPVYALGRMAAGDVKFLTVAGLFTGPQGLVVAWVVGSLLGLVHALLALALARRTPAADHALHSQDPTLPTAQFSLARGIPYAAYLAVGVLAWMAAGR; this is encoded by the coding sequence GTGATTGCCGCGCTCCTCTGCGCGGCGACCCTCTACACAGACTTCGCTTACCGGCGGGTTCCGAACCTCCTGCTGGCGATCGCCGTGCTGGCCCTCGGGCTGGCGCTGGTTGCCGGACAGGCCGCGGAGCCGCCGCTGGCCGCGCGCCTGATCGGCGCGGGGCTGGGTCTTGCCGTCACCTTGCCGGTCTACGCCCTCGGGCGCATGGCCGCGGGCGACGTCAAGTTCCTGACGGTGGCGGGGTTGTTCACCGGTCCGCAAGGGCTGGTGGTGGCATGGGTCGTCGGCAGCCTGCTCGGGCTGGTGCACGCGCTGCTGGCGCTGGCACTGGCACGCCGCACGCCGGCCGCGGATCACGCTTTGCATTCCCAGGACCCAACACTTCCTACGGCGCAGTTTTCGCTGGCGCGCGGCATCCCGTATGCGGCGTACCTGGCCGTGGGCGTGCTGGCCTGGATGGCTGCGGGCCGATAG
- a CDS encoding collagen-like triple helix repeat-containing protein, whose translation MRKQQLAITALLATLLALGGCASGSGSTSMGTSDTAGTNGGTNGGTNGGTSGGTNGDTNGGTGSTGGTGGTDVAGGGTGGTGGGTGGGSGGTGGGNGGNTGGGETPAAKTPTATVINNAGTVLGNTGSTVSDLGNQLGNANLPLLPGQTQSGLGGVVASTGDAVGALATGLQSGLGSMPNSTNPVGTTVASTGNVVTELGKAVSSAGTAVSGLGTGQLAPLAPLTSPLGTVVGTLGNTVSNTGGTLTSVLSSGAVEQVTITTSKLIVPITSQLTSTTQSLGAATGLGTPTAGLLATVGGALATAGSKLQQTNTPVVSGVGGVVNATGTTVAALGGAVNGPAGGGGLGALSPVLAPVTSLAGGLTGGGGAGGTGSPLAPVTGLVGSVTGGLTAATANTPLAPVTTLVSGAVGGLGSTTGGSSASPLAPVTGLVGAVTGGLTSATASTPLAPVTGAVSGVVNGVVGGVVGGVVGSVGGATAGTGTTSPLAPVTNVVSAVTGGATTTAGSTTTKGSVTGPVGGLVGGLLGGLSGALGQK comes from the coding sequence ATGCGCAAACAACAACTCGCCATCACGGCACTCCTCGCAACCCTGCTGGCCCTGGGTGGCTGCGCCAGCGGCAGCGGTTCGACGTCGATGGGCACCAGCGATACCGCGGGGACCAATGGCGGCACCAACGGCGGCACCAACGGCGGTACGAGCGGCGGTACCAATGGCGACACCAACGGGGGCACCGGCAGCACCGGTGGGACGGGTGGCACTGACGTGGCCGGTGGCGGTACCGGGGGCACGGGTGGTGGGACCGGTGGCGGCAGCGGCGGCACGGGCGGTGGCAATGGAGGCAATACCGGCGGTGGCGAGACGCCCGCCGCAAAGACCCCGACCGCCACGGTGATCAACAACGCCGGCACGGTGCTGGGCAATACGGGCAGCACCGTCAGCGATCTCGGCAACCAGCTTGGCAACGCCAACCTGCCGCTGCTGCCGGGCCAGACCCAGAGCGGGCTGGGCGGCGTGGTGGCGTCGACCGGCGATGCCGTCGGCGCGCTGGCCACGGGTCTGCAATCGGGCCTGGGCAGCATGCCCAATTCGACTAACCCGGTCGGCACCACCGTCGCCAGCACCGGCAACGTGGTGACCGAACTGGGCAAGGCGGTGTCGAGCGCCGGCACGGCCGTGAGCGGCCTGGGCACCGGCCAGCTGGCACCGCTGGCGCCGCTGACTTCGCCGCTGGGCACGGTGGTCGGCACGCTGGGCAATACCGTGAGCAACACCGGCGGGACGCTGACCTCGGTGCTGTCGAGCGGTGCGGTCGAGCAGGTCACCATCACCACCAGCAAGCTGATCGTGCCGATCACCTCGCAGCTGACCAGCACCACGCAATCGCTGGGCGCCGCGACCGGGCTGGGCACCCCGACCGCCGGCCTGCTGGCGACGGTGGGCGGCGCGCTGGCCACCGCGGGCAGCAAGCTGCAGCAGACCAACACGCCGGTGGTTTCAGGCGTCGGCGGCGTGGTGAATGCCACCGGCACCACCGTGGCCGCGCTCGGCGGCGCGGTGAACGGCCCGGCCGGCGGCGGCGGGCTGGGCGCGCTGAGCCCGGTCCTGGCACCGGTAACTTCGCTGGCCGGGGGGCTGACGGGGGGTGGGGGCGCTGGCGGCACCGGTTCGCCGCTGGCGCCTGTCACCGGCCTGGTCGGCAGCGTCACCGGCGGCCTGACTGCCGCCACCGCCAACACGCCGCTGGCACCGGTCACGACGCTGGTCAGCGGCGCGGTGGGCGGCCTCGGCAGCACCACCGGCGGCAGCAGCGCTTCGCCGCTGGCGCCGGTCACCGGCCTGGTCGGCGCCGTCACCGGCGGCCTGACCTCCGCCACGGCCAGCACACCGCTGGCACCGGTCACCGGCGCGGTGAGCGGCGTGGTGAATGGCGTCGTCGGTGGCGTCGTCGGTGGCGTGGTCGGCAGCGTTGGCGGCGCAACCGCCGGCACCGGCACCACCAGCCCGCTGGCTCCGGTCACCAATGTCGTCTCCGCCGTGACCGGCGGCGCCACCACCACCGCGGGCAGCACCACCACCAAGGGTTCGGTCACCGGCCCCGTCGGTGGCCTGGTCGGCGGCTTGCTCGGCGGCCTGAGCGGCGCGCTCGGCCAGAAGTAA
- a CDS encoding ShlB/FhaC/HecB family hemolysin secretion/activation protein — translation MRARHRVAALLVGVGAFHHGLVQADPRSPVQGDPTQTLPKIAPARPDSRVTVQVERPQPAMQDLLNARLTPRRFRIEGAKTLPFDEVAAQFKPLANREITVAQLLEAANAVTQMYKERGYPLSFAFVPAQDFANGDVLVTVVEGYVAKVTVTGKAGPAERRLRAIAEKLQQDRPLRQDRFEHYVNALALQPGLQVAATVQPPTTTDGACEMVLEVKRKPFTFGTGIEYMSPGLRAIATATTNSLTPLGEQISVSALFPKGRDSEEYYAASYAQPIGTEGMVARLNASHYRGVPQNATLPPIGFNPRYVNDTKRIGGTLSYPLLLSNAHTLTLTGGVYGADQFERYTHAATGTRVTLGTNVRVATAELTYVQRGEGVSRNATLGLYKGFDAMGASRQNNSNDLSFFRTRLLLSQSKDLPAGFGLTVAAAGQYSGDRLASGEQISFGGRFFGLGYPAGEVAGDKGWGASAEISRLFLPDLTYLRTIQPYVSADVARVYSNSVSLSHRSLSSVALGARFSDRRYYTLDLSLAQPVGDKPTNASRRSPRINMIYSYQFD, via the coding sequence ATGCGTGCACGTCATCGCGTTGCCGCGCTGCTGGTCGGCGTCGGCGCGTTCCATCACGGCCTGGTCCAGGCCGATCCGCGCAGCCCGGTCCAGGGCGATCCGACCCAGACGCTTCCCAAGATTGCACCGGCCCGGCCCGACAGCCGCGTGACCGTGCAGGTCGAGCGGCCGCAGCCCGCGATGCAGGACCTGCTCAACGCGCGCCTGACGCCGCGGCGCTTTCGCATCGAGGGCGCCAAGACGCTGCCGTTCGACGAAGTGGCCGCGCAGTTCAAGCCGCTGGCCAACCGCGAGATCACGGTGGCGCAGCTGCTGGAAGCCGCCAATGCGGTGACGCAGATGTACAAGGAGCGCGGCTACCCGCTGTCGTTCGCCTTCGTGCCGGCGCAGGACTTCGCCAACGGCGATGTGCTGGTGACGGTGGTCGAAGGTTACGTGGCCAAGGTGACCGTGACCGGCAAGGCGGGCCCGGCCGAGCGCCGCCTGCGCGCCATCGCCGAGAAACTGCAGCAGGACCGCCCCCTGCGCCAGGACCGCTTCGAGCACTACGTCAACGCGCTGGCGCTGCAGCCGGGCCTGCAGGTGGCGGCCACGGTGCAGCCGCCGACCACCACCGACGGCGCCTGCGAGATGGTGCTCGAGGTCAAGCGCAAGCCCTTCACCTTCGGCACCGGCATCGAATACATGTCGCCGGGCCTGCGCGCCATCGCCACGGCGACCACCAACAGCCTGACCCCGCTGGGCGAGCAGATCTCGGTGTCGGCGCTGTTTCCGAAGGGCCGCGACAGCGAGGAGTACTACGCCGCCAGCTATGCGCAGCCGATCGGCACCGAAGGCATGGTGGCGCGGCTCAATGCCTCGCACTACCGCGGCGTGCCGCAGAACGCGACGCTGCCGCCGATCGGCTTCAACCCCCGCTATGTCAACGACACCAAGCGCATCGGCGGCACCCTGAGCTATCCGCTGCTGCTGTCCAACGCGCATACGCTCACGCTGACCGGCGGCGTCTACGGTGCCGACCAGTTCGAGCGCTATACCCATGCCGCGACCGGCACGCGCGTCACGCTCGGCACCAATGTGCGCGTGGCCACCGCCGAGCTGACCTACGTGCAACGCGGCGAAGGCGTCAGCCGCAATGCCACGCTGGGCCTGTACAAGGGTTTCGATGCGATGGGCGCGAGCCGCCAGAACAACAGCAACGACCTGAGCTTCTTCCGCACGCGGCTGCTGCTGTCGCAATCGAAAGACCTGCCCGCGGGCTTTGGCCTGACCGTGGCCGCGGCCGGCCAGTACAGCGGCGACCGGCTGGCATCCGGCGAGCAGATCAGCTTTGGCGGACGCTTCTTCGGCCTGGGCTATCCCGCCGGGGAAGTTGCCGGCGACAAGGGCTGGGGCGCGTCGGCGGAAATCAGCCGGCTGTTCCTGCCGGACCTTACCTACCTGCGCACGATCCAGCCTTATGTCTCCGCCGACGTGGCGCGCGTGTATTCCAACAGCGTGTCGCTGTCGCACCGCAGCCTGTCGTCGGTGGCCCTCGGCGCGCGCTTCTCGGACCGGCGCTACTACACGCTGGACCTGTCGCTGGCGCAGCCGGTCGGCGACAAGCCGACCAATGCCAGCCGCCGCTCGCCGCGCATCAACATGATTTATTCCTACCAGTTCGACTGA
- a CDS encoding pilus assembly protein: MDYFLLHATQGEVRDWLGRVIGALGTLVADGGAQEGFIERVSELRPGLVFLHFSEELAAPSARLAEQLQRLFPGLPLVAVGQAGEPGVMLAALRAGVKDFIDLRDAPAEAEAVVKRLAVPSEQVRPAEAARQGRIVALLGARAGVGVTSLAVNLAAAARRHLPRHAKTDARAEVLLTDLGLPARDGALYLNLSPGFHFVEAVRNLRRFDQVFVQTALTRHANGVCVLPLPAALSELRDISYADAIGLLERLRAFFDLQIVDLGGFGNAEFTAQIVKAADSVVLVADQSVGAIVSAAELVHELRAREVERDDLHLLVSRFDARLGVDAAQIARRVGVESVATLPDSREALVLAMNRGAVLADDDPHCPYVRALAELLGRLGYRTAAARDTTLLARIKDKLPGALRSALVARGVRAARTGS, from the coding sequence ATGGATTATTTTCTGTTGCACGCAACGCAGGGCGAAGTCAGGGACTGGCTGGGCCGGGTCATTGGCGCGCTGGGCACGCTGGTGGCCGATGGCGGCGCCCAGGAAGGCTTTATCGAGCGCGTCTCCGAGCTGCGCCCGGGCCTGGTGTTCCTGCATTTTTCGGAGGAACTCGCGGCGCCGTCGGCGCGGCTGGCCGAGCAGCTGCAGCGGCTGTTCCCCGGCCTGCCGCTGGTGGCCGTGGGCCAGGCCGGCGAGCCCGGCGTGATGCTGGCCGCGCTGCGCGCAGGCGTAAAGGACTTCATCGATCTGCGCGATGCGCCGGCCGAGGCCGAGGCCGTGGTCAAGCGCCTGGCCGTGCCGAGCGAACAGGTGCGCCCGGCCGAGGCCGCGCGCCAGGGCAGGATCGTGGCGCTGCTCGGTGCGCGCGCGGGCGTGGGCGTGACCAGCCTGGCGGTGAACCTGGCCGCGGCGGCGCGACGCCACCTGCCGCGCCACGCCAAGACCGATGCCCGCGCCGAAGTGCTGCTGACCGACCTGGGCCTGCCGGCGCGCGACGGCGCGCTCTACCTGAACCTGAGCCCGGGCTTCCATTTCGTCGAGGCGGTGCGCAACCTGCGCCGCTTCGACCAGGTCTTCGTGCAGACCGCGCTGACGCGCCACGCCAACGGCGTGTGCGTGCTGCCGCTGCCGGCCGCGCTGAGCGAGCTGCGCGACATCTCGTACGCCGATGCGATCGGCCTGCTCGAGCGCCTGCGCGCGTTCTTCGACCTGCAGATCGTCGACCTGGGCGGTTTCGGCAATGCCGAATTCACCGCGCAGATCGTCAAGGCGGCCGACAGCGTGGTGCTGGTGGCGGACCAGAGCGTGGGCGCGATCGTCTCCGCGGCGGAGCTGGTGCATGAACTGCGCGCGCGCGAGGTGGAGCGCGACGACCTGCACCTGCTGGTGTCGCGCTTCGATGCGCGGCTGGGCGTGGATGCCGCGCAGATCGCGCGGCGCGTGGGCGTGGAGTCGGTGGCGACGCTGCCGGACAGCCGCGAGGCGTTGGTGCTGGCGATGAACCGCGGCGCGGTGCTGGCCGACGATGACCCGCACTGCCCCTATGTGCGCGCGCTGGCCGAGCTGCTGGGTCGGCTGGGCTATCGCACCGCCGCCGCCCGGGACACCACGCTGCTGGCGCGGATCAAGGACAAACTGCCCGGCGCGCTGCGCTCGGCGCTGGTAGCGCGCGGCGTGCGCGCGGCACGCACTGGAAGCTGA
- a CDS encoding type II and III secretion system protein family protein, with amino-acid sequence MPIQNTSAHAVTLRRRLMQLTLAAMLATTAWCALAPRAQAQDAATARQLRLMAGAQKELRSAQPVERVAVGNPAVADALILRTRGAPSVLLVAKQPGVTDVMVWTRGGAEPQTYSVQVDAIAPDANGAQLGYSAAGATITGQSPDAYGAARAQAAARAATAGRTDGKPGLVVDRSTVPLSGTVQVDVKVVEISKTVLKEVGINFFRNNSGFAFGTFSPSTLNKFTFTPGSGGAPGSFSADIAQPMSNAFNLVAASLTHGIFANISLLEANGLARVLAEPSLVALSGQSASFLAGGEIPIPVPQALGTTTIQFKPFGIGLTVSPTVLSADRIALKVAPEASDLDPSRGISINGAVVPAIVTRRADTTVELGDGESFVIGGLVSRNTVSNVNKVPVLGDLPVIGVFFKNLNFHQEDRELMIVVTPRLVKPMARNSPAAQAVGADGRTSASPNVWGWYMLGEYADPTLPGFSK; translated from the coding sequence ATGCCAATCCAGAACACATCCGCCCATGCCGTGACGCTGCGCCGCCGGCTGATGCAGCTCACGCTTGCCGCCATGCTGGCCACCACCGCATGGTGCGCGCTGGCGCCCCGTGCGCAGGCGCAGGACGCCGCCACCGCGCGGCAGTTGCGCCTGATGGCCGGCGCACAGAAAGAGCTGCGCAGCGCGCAGCCGGTGGAGCGCGTCGCCGTGGGCAACCCCGCGGTCGCCGATGCGCTGATCCTGCGCACCCGCGGCGCGCCCAGCGTGCTGCTGGTGGCCAAGCAGCCCGGCGTGACCGACGTGATGGTGTGGACCCGCGGCGGCGCCGAGCCGCAGACCTACAGCGTGCAGGTGGATGCCATCGCGCCCGATGCCAACGGCGCGCAGCTGGGCTACTCGGCAGCCGGCGCCACCATCACCGGGCAGTCGCCCGACGCCTATGGCGCCGCGCGCGCGCAAGCTGCGGCGCGCGCGGCCACGGCCGGCAGGACCGACGGCAAGCCGGGCCTGGTGGTGGACCGTTCCACCGTGCCGCTGTCCGGCACCGTGCAGGTCGATGTCAAGGTGGTGGAAATCAGCAAGACCGTGCTCAAGGAAGTCGGCATCAACTTCTTCCGCAACAACTCGGGCTTTGCCTTCGGAACGTTTTCGCCGTCGACGCTGAACAAGTTCACCTTCACGCCGGGCAGCGGCGGCGCGCCCGGCAGCTTCAGCGCCGACATTGCGCAGCCGATGAGCAATGCCTTCAACCTGGTGGCCGCGTCGCTCACGCACGGCATCTTCGCCAACATCAGCCTGCTCGAGGCCAACGGCCTGGCGCGCGTGCTGGCCGAGCCCAGCCTGGTGGCGCTGTCGGGCCAGAGCGCCAGCTTCCTGGCCGGCGGCGAGATCCCGATCCCGGTGCCGCAGGCGCTGGGCACCACCACGATCCAGTTCAAGCCGTTCGGCATCGGGCTGACGGTGTCGCCCACGGTGCTGTCGGCCGACCGCATTGCGCTCAAGGTGGCGCCCGAGGCGAGCGATCTGGACCCGTCGCGCGGCATCTCGATCAACGGCGCGGTGGTGCCGGCCATCGTCACGCGGCGCGCCGACACCACGGTCGAGCTGGGCGACGGCGAGAGCTTCGTGATCGGCGGGCTGGTCAGCCGCAACACCGTCAGCAACGTCAACAAGGTGCCGGTGCTGGGCGACCTGCCGGTGATCGGCGTGTTCTTCAAGAACCTGAACTTCCACCAGGAAGACCGCGAGCTGATGATCGTCGTCACGCCGCGCCTGGTGAAGCCGATGGCCAGGAACTCGCCGGCGGCGCAGGCCGTCGGCGCCGACGGCCGGACCAGTGCCAGCCCCAATGTGTGGGGGTGGTACATGCTGGGTGAATACGCGGACCCGACTTTGCCGGGTTTCTCGAAATAG
- the cpaB gene encoding Flp pilus assembly protein CpaB, whose product MTSKQIRLLAIVLLGLAMLLALLAWQVGRQPAQPAASAGARPLHPVVVTTRPAEAGKPLDADALKVEMLPIDPAGAYREVARVTGQVPLVALGANVPVLESQLLSGLAAQVPDGERAVAVSVDEVIGVGNQVQPGDYVDVFLVLRRDQQEIPDSQARMLLSRLRVLAYGVASVNRPHAAKPEQMMARQEGAKTAVLSVPLEQVSRLAMAQHSGRLMLALRNPQDEAMPSDGMFAEPPPALAARAGVPADAPRAATDKATAGVLLSGLAATNGAPAARAPAAAPAPRPLQVAVPPAPAQLRERAGVEVIRAGKRDIE is encoded by the coding sequence ATGACCAGCAAGCAGATCCGATTACTGGCCATAGTGCTGCTTGGCCTGGCCATGCTGCTGGCGCTGCTGGCGTGGCAGGTGGGACGCCAGCCGGCCCAGCCCGCGGCATCGGCGGGCGCGAGGCCGCTGCATCCGGTGGTGGTGACCACGCGCCCGGCCGAAGCCGGCAAGCCGCTCGATGCCGACGCGCTCAAGGTCGAGATGCTGCCGATCGATCCCGCCGGCGCCTACCGCGAGGTGGCGCGCGTGACCGGGCAGGTGCCGCTGGTGGCGCTCGGCGCCAACGTGCCGGTGCTGGAAAGCCAGTTGCTGTCCGGCCTGGCCGCGCAAGTGCCGGATGGCGAGCGCGCAGTCGCGGTGTCGGTCGATGAAGTCATCGGCGTCGGCAACCAGGTGCAGCCGGGCGACTATGTCGATGTGTTCCTGGTGCTGCGGCGCGACCAGCAGGAAATCCCCGACAGCCAGGCGCGCATGCTGCTGTCGCGCCTGCGTGTGCTGGCCTATGGCGTGGCCTCGGTCAACCGGCCGCACGCGGCCAAGCCGGAACAGATGATGGCGCGCCAGGAAGGCGCCAAGACCGCGGTGCTGTCGGTGCCGCTGGAACAGGTCAGCCGGCTGGCGATGGCGCAGCACTCCGGGCGCCTGATGCTGGCGCTGCGCAATCCGCAGGATGAGGCCATGCCGAGCGACGGCATGTTTGCCGAGCCTCCGCCCGCGCTGGCCGCACGCGCCGGCGTGCCCGCCGATGCACCGCGCGCCGCCACCGACAAGGCCACGGCCGGCGTGCTGTTGTCCGGACTGGCCGCCACCAACGGCGCGCCAGCTGCGCGCGCACCGGCGGCAGCGCCGGCGCCGCGGCCGCTGCAGGTCGCAGTGCCACCGGCGCCGGCACAACTGAGAGAACGCGCTGGCGTGGAAGTGATCCGCGCCGGCAAGCGCGACATCGAATAA
- a CDS encoding TadE/TadG family type IV pilus assembly protein, protein MLLHARVNRTISRRRHGAGSAAIEFAIVAPVLITIVIGIVYYGVMLALQQVLTLAAEEGARAALRYPAGVSGTGLAATQQARVNAAAAMARGTLPASLRDLIPAAGVAAAVPCATGSTDVCVQVTLSLPTTSIMPAVPMVPLPAALSGSAMVQLSPDI, encoded by the coding sequence ATGTTGCTGCACGCAAGGGTCAACAGGACAATCAGCCGGCGCCGCCACGGTGCCGGCAGCGCCGCGATCGAGTTCGCGATCGTGGCGCCGGTGCTGATCACCATCGTGATCGGCATCGTCTATTACGGCGTGATGCTGGCGCTGCAGCAGGTGCTGACGCTGGCCGCCGAAGAAGGCGCGCGCGCCGCGCTGCGCTATCCCGCAGGAGTTTCCGGCACCGGCCTCGCGGCTACGCAGCAGGCCCGTGTCAATGCCGCCGCCGCGATGGCGCGCGGCACCCTTCCCGCATCCCTGCGTGACCTGATTCCCGCCGCCGGCGTTGCCGCGGCGGTGCCATGCGCGACCGGCTCGACCGACGTCTGCGTACAGGTCACGCTGTCCCTGCCCACGACCAGCATCATGCCCGCGGTACCGATGGTGCCGCTGCCGGCGGCGCTGTCGGGCTCCGCCATGGTCCAGCTCTCTCCTGACATCTGA
- a CDS encoding CpaF family protein: MTQAIEFSDNAPAPFPVSQEFHNIKEAAHEHLLTRIEELGAEFGRWSRTAIQRFVDLELESFTRLRRIPINEAELRQIAEALTKELAGFGPIEDLLNDPAVEDILVNGHLDVYVSRHGVLERIPVRFADSGHLLRIVRRILAPIGRRLDESNPMVDARLPDGGRINVVIPPLALEGPVVSIRKFRKDPMTPADLQALGTMSPEICDLLQAAVQARCNILVSGGTSSGKTSLLNALATFVPPTERVITIEDTAELALNHPHVVRLESRPGGFEGTGVVSIRDLLRNSLRMRPDRIIVGEVRGGEVLEMLQAMSTGHDGSMGTIHASSPRECLYRLEMLAGFAGFQGSEMSLRRQIANAIDFIVQIARLSNGKRRIVSITEVTGLGDNIISTQELYRHEPFVNPDGTETDRWLSLGLLPHSPKLARMRGPGFMLDDRFDV, translated from the coding sequence ATGACGCAAGCGATCGAATTCTCGGACAACGCCCCCGCACCGTTCCCGGTGTCGCAGGAGTTCCACAACATCAAGGAAGCCGCGCACGAGCACCTGCTGACGCGCATCGAAGAGCTGGGCGCCGAGTTCGGGCGCTGGTCGCGCACCGCGATCCAGCGCTTTGTCGACCTCGAGCTCGAGAGCTTTACGCGGCTGCGGCGCATTCCCATCAACGAGGCCGAGCTGCGCCAGATTGCCGAGGCGCTGACCAAGGAGCTGGCCGGCTTCGGCCCGATCGAGGACCTGCTCAACGATCCCGCGGTCGAAGACATCCTGGTCAACGGCCACCTCGACGTGTACGTGTCGCGCCATGGCGTGCTCGAGCGCATCCCGGTGCGCTTTGCCGACAGCGGCCACCTGCTGCGCATCGTGCGCCGCATCCTGGCGCCGATCGGCCGGCGCCTGGACGAGTCCAACCCGATGGTCGACGCGCGCCTGCCCGACGGCGGCCGCATCAACGTGGTGATCCCGCCGCTGGCACTGGAAGGCCCGGTGGTGTCGATCCGCAAGTTCCGCAAGGACCCGATGACGCCCGCCGACCTGCAGGCGCTGGGCACCATGAGCCCCGAGATCTGCGACCTGCTGCAGGCCGCGGTGCAGGCGCGTTGCAATATCCTGGTGAGCGGCGGCACCAGCTCCGGCAAGACCTCGCTGCTCAATGCGCTGGCCACCTTCGTGCCGCCCACCGAGCGCGTCATCACCATCGAGGATACCGCCGAGCTGGCGCTGAACCACCCGCATGTGGTGCGGCTGGAAAGCCGCCCTGGCGGCTTCGAGGGCACCGGCGTGGTGTCGATCCGCGACCTGCTGCGCAACAGCCTGCGCATGCGCCCGGACCGCATCATCGTCGGCGAAGTGCGCGGCGGCGAGGTGCTGGAGATGCTGCAGGCCATGAGCACCGGCCACGACGGCTCGATGGGCACCATCCACGCCAGCAGCCCGCGCGAGTGCCTGTACCGGCTGGAGATGCTGGCCGGCTTCGCCGGCTTCCAGGGCAGCGAGATGAGCCTGCGCCGCCAGATCGCCAACGCGATCGACTTCATCGTGCAGATCGCGCGGCTGTCCAACGGCAAGCGCCGCATCGTGTCGATCACCGAGGTCACCGGCCTGGGCGACAACATCATCTCGACCCAGGAGCTGTACCGGCACGAGCCGTTCGTGAACCCCGACGGCACCGAGACCGACCGCTGGCTGTCGCTGGGCCTGCTGCCGCATTCGCCCAAGCTGGCACGCATGCGTGGCCCGGGCTTCATGCTGGACGACCGCTTCGATGTCTAG
- a CDS encoding Flp family type IVb pilin — MKRLIARFIKDERGATAIEYGLIVGLVALAITVGAGKLGTELDASFERLSVKVKGWFTT, encoded by the coding sequence ATGAAACGACTCATTGCACGCTTTATCAAAGATGAGCGCGGGGCGACGGCTATTGAATATGGGCTGATCGTGGGGCTCGTCGCTTTAGCTATTACCGTTGGCGCCGGAAAGCTTGGCACTGAGCTCGACGCGAGCTTTGAGCGGCTCTCCGTCAAGGTCAAGGGCTGGTTCACTACATAA
- a CDS encoding collagen-like triple helix repeat-containing protein, whose translation MKTKHPAPLSMTSLAAAGMAALALLMSGCSSSGGGSGANPQPSGGGSDTPVTPPPPAAAQTTPTAKVAEGAGNTVVAAGNAVSEIGKSIQDAPLPLLPTDARKGAGGVVVNAGEAVGALGAGVRDGLGQMGSVDNPLGVTVSSTGNVVREVGDAVVSGGALVKGLGTEKLAPLAPLTTPVGGLVTKVGTVVQGGGDKLQTVLSDGAVAQVTNSLSKVIVPLTSKVTDGTQTLGAATRLGGPVDGLLYKVGNTVATGGSMLSHTQAPVVAPLGGVVTEAGKTVAAVGVLVNGNGQTGGNPLGGLLNNLPLAGAGNGHGGDGGHGGNALGGLLGNLPLVKPGSGDGGASGGGALGPVGALLAPVTGLVGGIKSGVGGSAGGGSGGGDSKPQLPILGGLLHH comes from the coding sequence ATGAAGACCAAGCATCCCGCACCGCTTTCCATGACCTCGCTGGCCGCGGCCGGCATGGCCGCCCTTGCCTTGCTGATGTCGGGCTGCTCGTCGAGCGGCGGCGGCAGCGGCGCCAATCCGCAGCCCAGCGGCGGCGGCTCCGACACGCCGGTCACGCCGCCGCCGCCGGCCGCCGCGCAAACCACGCCGACCGCCAAGGTCGCCGAAGGCGCCGGCAATACCGTGGTGGCAGCGGGCAATGCCGTCAGCGAGATCGGCAAGTCGATCCAGGACGCGCCGCTGCCGCTGCTGCCCACCGACGCGCGCAAGGGCGCGGGCGGGGTGGTGGTCAATGCGGGCGAAGCGGTCGGCGCGCTCGGCGCCGGCGTGCGCGACGGGCTCGGGCAGATGGGCTCGGTCGATAACCCGCTCGGCGTGACCGTGTCCAGCACCGGCAACGTCGTGCGCGAAGTGGGCGATGCCGTGGTCAGCGGCGGTGCGCTGGTGAAGGGCCTGGGCACCGAGAAGCTGGCGCCGCTGGCACCGCTGACCACGCCGGTGGGCGGCCTGGTCACAAAGGTCGGCACGGTGGTGCAAGGCGGCGGCGACAAGCTGCAGACGGTGCTGTCCGATGGCGCCGTCGCGCAGGTCACCAACTCGCTCAGCAAGGTCATCGTGCCGCTGACCAGCAAGGTCACCGACGGCACGCAGACGCTGGGCGCGGCCACGCGCCTGGGCGGACCGGTCGACGGCCTGCTCTACAAGGTGGGCAATACGGTGGCCACCGGCGGCAGCATGCTCAGCCACACGCAGGCACCGGTGGTCGCGCCGCTCGGCGGCGTGGTGACCGAGGCCGGCAAGACCGTTGCCGCGGTCGGCGTGCTGGTCAACGGCAACGGCCAGACCGGCGGCAACCCGCTGGGCGGCCTGTTGAACAACCTGCCGCTGGCCGGTGCCGGCAACGGCCACGGCGGCGATGGCGGCCACGGCGGCAATGCGCTCGGCGGGCTGCTCGGCAACCTGCCGCTGGTCAAGCCGGGCAGCGGCGACGGCGGTGCCAGCGGCGGCGGTGCACTGGGTCCGGTCGGCGCGCTGCTGGCACCGGTCACCGGCCTGGTCGGCGGCATCAAGAGCGGCGTCGGCGGCAGCGCCGGGGGCGGCTCGGGCGGCGGCGACAGCAAGCCGCAACTGCCGATCCTGGGCGGACTGCTTCACCACTGA